The DNA window TCGGCCAGCACCCGCCCGGCCTCCCGGCCGGGGAACTGCGCGGCGACGACGAAGATGCCTGTGCGCACGCCCCCGATGATGACCGATCAGCCGGGGCCCGCCCAGCCTCGTTCAGCCGAAGAGCGCGGCCTGGCCCTCGCCGGCCAGCGGGTCGCGATGCCGCTTGAGGTGCCGCCACTGCGGCAGGTCGTCCAGGTAGGACCACGACAGCCGGTGGTGGACGGTGGGGCCGAGGCGGGCGAGGGCCTCCTGGTGGAGCGGCGAGGGGTAGCCGGCGTTGTCGGCGAAGCCGTAGTCGTCGCAGCCGAGCGCCGCCATGTGGGCGTCGCGCCGCACCTTGGCCAGCACCGACGCCGCCGCCACCGACACGCTGGCCGCGTCGCCCCTGACCTCCAGCCGCACCGGCCAGGGAGCGCCGATGTAGTCGTGCTTGCCGTCGAGGATCACCGCGTCGGGGCGGACCGGCAGCGCCTCCAGGGCGCGGCGGGCGGCCCTGCGCAGCGCCTCGGTCATGCCGAGCGTGT is part of the Nonomuraea coxensis DSM 45129 genome and encodes:
- a CDS encoding ribonuclease HII, which produces MAPTYDIEQLLLAQPSVRTVAGVDEVGRGAWAGPVTVCAVVTDLSEPPAGLTDSKQLTPARRGPLAAEVAAWAAGIGFGEATHEEIDTLGMTEALRRAARRALEALPVRPDAVILDGKHDYIGAPWPVRLEVRGDAASVSVAAASVLAKVRRDAHMAALGCDDYGFADNAGYPSPLHQEALARLGPTVHHRLSWSYLDDLPQWRHLKRHRDPLAGEGQAALFG